The following coding sequences are from one Luteolibacter yonseiensis window:
- a CDS encoding PVC-type heme-binding CxxCH protein, with the protein MKPFLTIAIVIAAGPWLSAAPLRVLITGNNPALTGQCATALKAGGAQVTTGEPSETKLATADVVILQSDKFEQLSTSDQTALSAFAKRGGGIVAINGGVAAGPSAWGKEVLGGAWDPADSRKFKELMMLYVVSNSHAIVKDSSPFDITDETYYDLDISDKAYVIASAFTPYGKNPKRGEGPRVPDKDVRSNIYDLQPQMWTYEGEDKHRASVILQGAPETLAHASVRTFILRSVAWAGKLENVDTFSVKADLATLRYPAGGPLRAADAIKKFQMQPGFVASVVAEEPLVNKPIAIQWDGRGRMWVAETPEYPNGKRPLNAPAWKETGVREPGNYDRPGRDSISILEDTNGDGEMDKKNIFHTGLELVTGFTLSGKGVIAVAQPHIVYLEDTDGDGKADKETPLFEGFAPGDTHFVANHFVEAPDGWVYVSTGSGADAKSVKTGKVTKISPGVFRFRTDGSVIEQVASQGGNSFGGEVTSDMEIYHGKATSGNPIEHVVMPEWVLAKSSTKAGAFSSVNPGRQVARKDLPERANIRQIDQVGRFTAACSTAVYEGGAWPKEYNGMIFTTEPILDIIHCETIKQDGPVMKGPEKMDIQAEWLRSTDYWFCPVDVSFGPDGAMYVLDFNTPVVTHNDTRGPEHSKSNASIRPDRDQYFGRIFRIQHKDAPKFPIPDLDSANAAALVAAFKHPNKVVRFNAIRILLEKGDTLGKQAVPALTTMAAGEPVASSRILALWALNRLGQLKDTTLASAMGSPDSHIRKNAYLIAESAGIPISGSQAKAGIDDDDARVRLATLRALGASTMTPEASAVLLASNSKFGDDWSKAAAAAAGAKAPTSQLESVLADATGAGQTEESIRTMAAALVSGENTAQIPGVVKAAAASKNAPFVIAVLQEFGKSQNAPRGAAGAINALRVLLTSSNKRVAISALPVAAVWDKSGTLAKESTKVAGELLNAARDPNVPETTRAEAVRTLLPARSLNKFILPNVAALLAKPQPESLTKDLLTSLAATGEPEAGKAIIDAYPTLKDDQKEIAFNALAGRPEWAKQLLAAIESKKIAAESFTPALVSRLTAHPDAAVSASAKALFGGGTSSGKDELVSKLLPDIEKPGNIENGKTLFTAMCAVCHKIEGAGNVFGPNLDGIGAHPVRELLTHIVNPSLVVDDEHRTWNITMKDGTLHSALIASENEARVQIRMPGGVTQDLKTSEIASRVKGANSLMPEGLEAIGTDNLRDIIGYIRSVAPKSE; encoded by the coding sequence ATGAAACCATTCCTCACCATCGCCATCGTCATCGCGGCAGGCCCGTGGCTTTCCGCCGCTCCGCTGCGTGTGCTCATCACAGGAAACAACCCCGCCCTCACCGGCCAGTGTGCCACGGCGCTGAAAGCGGGCGGCGCGCAGGTCACCACCGGGGAACCGAGTGAGACCAAACTCGCCACCGCCGACGTGGTCATTCTCCAGAGCGACAAATTCGAACAACTCAGCACCAGCGACCAGACCGCGCTCTCCGCGTTCGCAAAACGCGGCGGCGGCATCGTCGCCATCAACGGCGGCGTCGCGGCCGGTCCTTCGGCATGGGGCAAGGAAGTTCTGGGCGGTGCCTGGGATCCTGCCGACAGCCGCAAGTTCAAGGAGCTGATGATGCTTTATGTGGTGAGCAATTCCCATGCGATCGTGAAGGACAGCTCTCCATTCGACATCACGGACGAGACTTACTACGATCTCGATATTTCGGACAAAGCCTACGTCATCGCCTCCGCCTTCACTCCCTACGGGAAAAATCCCAAACGCGGCGAAGGACCCCGCGTGCCTGACAAGGACGTCCGTTCCAACATCTACGATCTCCAGCCTCAGATGTGGACCTATGAGGGTGAGGACAAACACCGCGCATCCGTCATCCTCCAGGGAGCGCCCGAGACACTGGCCCACGCCAGCGTGCGGACGTTCATCCTGCGCTCCGTCGCATGGGCGGGCAAGCTGGAGAACGTGGACACCTTCTCGGTGAAGGCGGACCTTGCAACCCTGCGTTATCCGGCAGGCGGACCGTTGCGTGCGGCGGACGCCATCAAGAAGTTCCAGATGCAGCCCGGTTTCGTCGCCAGTGTCGTGGCGGAGGAGCCTCTCGTCAACAAGCCCATCGCCATCCAATGGGACGGTAGAGGCCGCATGTGGGTGGCCGAGACTCCCGAATACCCCAACGGCAAACGTCCTCTCAACGCTCCCGCATGGAAAGAAACCGGCGTCCGCGAACCCGGCAACTACGATCGTCCCGGCCGCGACAGCATCAGCATCCTGGAAGATACCAACGGCGACGGCGAGATGGACAAGAAGAACATCTTCCACACCGGCCTGGAACTCGTCACGGGCTTCACTCTTTCCGGAAAAGGTGTCATCGCCGTGGCGCAGCCTCACATCGTCTATCTGGAAGACACCGACGGCGACGGCAAGGCGGACAAGGAAACACCGCTCTTCGAAGGCTTCGCTCCGGGAGACACCCACTTCGTCGCCAACCACTTCGTCGAGGCTCCCGATGGCTGGGTTTACGTGAGCACCGGCAGCGGCGCGGATGCGAAGAGCGTGAAGACCGGCAAGGTCACCAAGATTTCTCCAGGTGTGTTCCGCTTCAGGACGGACGGCAGCGTCATCGAGCAGGTCGCTTCGCAAGGCGGAAACTCCTTCGGCGGTGAAGTCACCAGCGACATGGAAATCTACCACGGCAAGGCAACCAGCGGAAATCCCATCGAGCATGTCGTCATGCCGGAGTGGGTTCTCGCCAAGTCCAGCACGAAGGCCGGGGCCTTCTCTTCCGTGAATCCCGGACGTCAGGTCGCCCGCAAGGATCTGCCGGAGCGTGCGAACATCCGCCAGATCGACCAGGTGGGTCGTTTCACGGCAGCCTGCTCCACCGCGGTCTATGAAGGGGGTGCGTGGCCGAAGGAATACAATGGCATGATTTTCACCACCGAGCCCATCCTGGACATCATCCATTGCGAAACCATCAAACAGGATGGCCCCGTGATGAAAGGACCGGAGAAAATGGATATCCAGGCCGAGTGGCTTCGCTCGACCGACTACTGGTTCTGCCCCGTCGATGTTTCCTTCGGACCGGATGGTGCGATGTATGTGCTGGATTTCAACACTCCCGTCGTCACCCACAATGACACCCGTGGCCCCGAGCACAGCAAATCAAACGCCTCCATCCGCCCGGACCGCGACCAATATTTCGGCCGCATCTTCCGCATCCAGCATAAGGATGCCCCGAAATTCCCGATCCCGGATCTGGACAGCGCGAACGCCGCCGCGCTCGTGGCCGCATTCAAGCACCCGAACAAGGTGGTGCGTTTCAATGCCATCCGCATCCTGTTGGAAAAAGGTGACACGCTCGGCAAGCAGGCTGTGCCCGCCCTCACCACCATGGCTGCCGGCGAGCCGGTCGCCTCATCCCGCATCCTCGCGCTGTGGGCGCTGAACCGTCTCGGCCAGCTCAAGGACACCACCCTTGCAAGCGCCATGGGTTCCCCGGACTCCCACATCCGGAAGAACGCCTATCTCATCGCCGAATCCGCCGGCATCCCTATTTCCGGATCACAAGCGAAAGCCGGGATCGACGACGATGACGCCCGCGTCCGTCTTGCCACCTTGCGCGCCCTCGGTGCCTCCACCATGACGCCGGAAGCAAGCGCCGTTCTTCTCGCGAGCAATTCCAAGTTCGGGGATGACTGGTCCAAGGCCGCGGCGGCAGCCGCCGGAGCCAAGGCGCCAACCTCACAGTTGGAGTCGGTGCTCGCCGACGCCACGGGTGCCGGACAGACCGAGGAATCCATCCGTACCATGGCCGCCGCCCTGGTTTCCGGCGAAAACACCGCACAGATTCCCGGCGTCGTCAAAGCGGCTGCGGCGTCCAAAAACGCTCCGTTCGTCATCGCGGTCCTGCAGGAGTTTGGAAAATCCCAAAACGCCCCACGCGGCGCGGCCGGTGCGATCAATGCATTGCGCGTGCTCCTGACGTCCTCCAACAAGCGGGTCGCAATCTCCGCGCTGCCTGTGGCCGCCGTATGGGACAAGTCCGGAACGCTTGCCAAGGAATCCACCAAGGTCGCGGGGGAACTGCTCAACGCGGCACGCGATCCGAATGTCCCGGAAACCACGCGTGCTGAAGCGGTGCGCACCCTGCTTCCGGCCCGTTCGTTGAACAAGTTCATCCTGCCGAACGTCGCCGCGCTTCTGGCGAAACCACAGCCGGAATCACTCACCAAGGATCTCCTCACCTCCCTCGCCGCCACCGGAGAGCCGGAAGCGGGGAAAGCGATCATCGACGCCTATCCGACTCTGAAGGATGACCAGAAGGAAATCGCCTTCAACGCGCTCGCCGGCCGTCCCGAGTGGGCGAAGCAACTGCTTGCAGCCATCGAGTCGAAGAAAATCGCCGCTGAAAGCTTCACGCCCGCGCTGGTATCCCGCCTCACCGCCCACCCGGACGCGGCCGTCTCAGCGAGCGCGAAGGCCCTCTTCGGCGGCGGCACTTCCTCCGGCAAGGATGAGCTCGTTTCGAAACTGCTGCCGGACATCGAAAAACCCGGCAACATCGAGAACGGCAAGACCCTGTTCACCGCGATGTGCGCCGTGTGCCACAAGATCGAGGGCGCGGGCAATGTCTTCGGCCCGAACCTCGACGGCATCGGAGCCCACCCCGTGCGCGAGCTTCTCACCCACATCGTGAATCCCAGCCTGGTGGTCGATGACGAACACCGCACCTGGAACATCACCATGAAGGACGGCACGCTGCACTCCGCCCTCATCGCCAGCGAGAACGAAGCCCGCGTCCAGATCCGCATGCCCGGTGGCGTGACCCAGGACCTCAAGACTTCGGAGATCGCCTCCCGCGTGAAGGGCGCCAACTCGCTCATGCCCGAAGGTCTCGAGGCGATCGGCACGGACAATCTCCGGGACATTATCGGCTACATCCGCAGCGTCGCGCCAAAGTCCGAGTGA
- a CDS encoding 3-keto-disaccharide hydrolase — MLRNLVILAAITSGAASHSGAAPVALFDGKTLAGWEIRKGEEKWWKVGDGMIVGGSLTEQVPFNTFIASVKHYENFELSYRLRLVKGEGFMNSGMQVRSQRSEKDSEMIGYQVDAGAGYWGDLYDESRRNTALIKGTPGAAKDWEWNQYRVRCEGPRIRTWINDVLVADYSEKDPRIPLSGRLGLQAHGGGRLLVQMKDISITELGGTAAQ, encoded by the coding sequence ATGCTCCGAAACCTCGTCATTCTGGCGGCAATCACTTCCGGTGCGGCATCCCATTCAGGTGCCGCTCCCGTCGCCCTGTTCGACGGAAAAACCCTCGCGGGTTGGGAAATCCGCAAGGGCGAGGAGAAGTGGTGGAAGGTCGGGGATGGCATGATCGTCGGCGGCTCGCTCACCGAACAGGTTCCCTTCAACACCTTCATTGCTTCAGTGAAACACTATGAAAATTTCGAACTCAGCTACCGGCTCCGTCTGGTGAAGGGCGAGGGCTTCATGAATTCCGGAATGCAGGTCCGCAGCCAGCGCTCCGAAAAGGACTCGGAAATGATCGGCTACCAGGTGGATGCCGGAGCCGGCTACTGGGGTGATCTTTATGATGAATCCCGTCGCAACACCGCATTGATCAAAGGCACTCCCGGCGCAGCCAAGGACTGGGAGTGGAACCAGTACCGGGTGCGTTGTGAAGGCCCCCGCATCCGGACGTGGATCAATGACGTTCTCGTGGCCGACTATTCCGAAAAAGATCCCCGGATCCCCCTGTCCGGAAGACTCGGTCTCCAAGCCCACGGCGGCGGCAGGCTGCTGGTCCAGATGAAGGACATATCCATCACCGAACTTGGTGGCACTGCGGCACAGTAA
- a CDS encoding Tm-1-like ATP-binding domain-containing protein has translation MATIAVIGTLDSKGEEHAFVAELIRARGHRPLLIDVGSGDPPAVTPDFTREQVASFAGVDLAALMVRKDRGECVVAMSRAAPVFLSKLAAAGDIDGVISLGGGGGTAISTAAMRALPLGFPKLMVSTLAAGNTAHYLGTKDIVMMPSIADVAGLNRLSRIIFSRAAGAICGMVEAKIEIADARPLVVASMFGNTTACITEAKRIIEEAGYEVLVFAATGAGGKSMEALIESGMVAGVLDLTTTEWADELLGGSLTAGPERMDAVAHAKIPVVVGPGCLDMVNFGERASVPEKYEGRNFYIHNPQVTLMRTTPEECARLGRIIADKVNQYTAPAAIMIPKKAISVISAEGRPFHDPAADEALFDAIRTNAGIPVEEFDEEINSPVFARACAEKLLALMPPRMG, from the coding sequence ATGGCCACCATTGCCGTCATCGGCACCCTTGATTCCAAGGGTGAGGAGCACGCGTTCGTCGCGGAGTTGATCCGCGCGCGCGGGCACCGTCCCTTGCTCATCGACGTCGGCAGTGGTGATCCTCCTGCGGTCACACCGGACTTCACCCGCGAGCAGGTCGCCTCCTTCGCGGGTGTGGATCTCGCAGCGCTGATGGTCCGCAAGGACCGGGGTGAATGCGTGGTGGCCATGAGCCGGGCGGCTCCGGTGTTTCTGTCAAAACTGGCGGCCGCGGGCGACATCGACGGAGTGATCTCCCTCGGTGGCGGCGGCGGCACCGCCATCTCCACCGCGGCGATGCGGGCGCTGCCCCTCGGTTTTCCGAAATTGATGGTGTCCACCCTCGCCGCGGGAAACACCGCCCACTACCTCGGCACGAAAGACATCGTCATGATGCCCAGCATCGCCGATGTGGCGGGATTGAACCGGCTTTCACGCATCATCTTCTCACGCGCCGCCGGCGCGATCTGCGGCATGGTGGAAGCGAAAATCGAAATCGCGGACGCCCGTCCGCTTGTTGTCGCGAGCATGTTCGGAAACACCACCGCATGCATCACCGAAGCCAAGCGCATCATCGAGGAAGCGGGCTACGAAGTGCTCGTCTTCGCCGCCACCGGTGCCGGTGGCAAATCGATGGAAGCCCTCATCGAGAGCGGCATGGTCGCGGGTGTTCTCGATCTCACCACCACCGAGTGGGCGGACGAACTGCTCGGCGGATCGCTCACCGCGGGCCCCGAGCGCATGGACGCCGTGGCCCACGCGAAGATCCCCGTCGTCGTCGGTCCCGGCTGCCTCGACATGGTCAACTTCGGCGAACGCGCCTCGGTTCCCGAGAAATACGAAGGACGCAATTTCTACATCCACAATCCACAGGTCACCCTCATGCGGACCACTCCCGAGGAATGCGCCCGGCTCGGCAGGATCATCGCGGACAAGGTGAACCAATACACCGCGCCCGCGGCCATCATGATTCCGAAAAAAGCCATCAGCGTCATCAGCGCGGAAGGCCGGCCGTTTCATGATCCCGCCGCGGATGAAGCGCTGTTCGATGCCATCCGCACGAATGCGGGCATCCCTGTCGAAGAGTTCGACGAGGAGATCAACAGCCCCGTGTTCGCCCGCGCTTGTGCGGAGAAATTATTGGCCCTGATGCCCCCCCGAATGGGTTGA
- a CDS encoding ThuA domain-containing protein encodes MKPYLTKITRAVLCAAALCQPLLAQAPDSTEPMGQKFAEPKAAKALRVLLVGSGSSHDFPKYFLGTDAVTLKAVPTFDVAATPNLEEALALLEKADVLVFSGNHDQYGKDEFQDALNKFADARKGIVLLHAATWDHSGWKGYNERFVGGKTPSHGKGDFEVTVKDTKSPVTKGVPATFKIYDENYRFEIGNKTKVDVCCYNAPDGGKDPLPSVWTVKDKKTRIVCITLGHDDKAHDNAAYKTLLVNSVNWVAGR; translated from the coding sequence ATGAAACCATACCTCACCAAAATCACCCGCGCGGTCCTCTGCGCCGCCGCCCTCTGCCAACCCTTGCTCGCGCAGGCACCGGACAGCACCGAGCCGATGGGCCAGAAGTTCGCCGAACCCAAGGCTGCGAAGGCGCTGCGTGTCCTGCTCGTCGGTTCCGGCAGCTCGCATGACTTCCCGAAGTATTTCCTCGGCACGGACGCCGTCACCCTGAAGGCGGTTCCCACCTTTGACGTGGCGGCCACTCCCAACCTCGAAGAAGCCCTCGCACTTCTTGAAAAGGCCGATGTCCTTGTCTTCAGCGGCAACCACGACCAATACGGCAAAGATGAATTCCAGGACGCGCTCAACAAGTTCGCCGACGCCCGCAAGGGCATCGTCCTGCTTCACGCCGCCACCTGGGATCACTCGGGCTGGAAGGGATACAACGAGCGCTTCGTCGGAGGCAAGACCCCCAGCCACGGCAAGGGCGATTTCGAAGTGACCGTGAAGGACACCAAGAGCCCGGTCACCAAGGGTGTGCCCGCCACCTTCAAGATCTACGATGAGAACTATCGTTTCGAAATCGGGAACAAAACCAAGGTGGACGTCTGCTGCTACAACGCCCCGGACGGTGGCAAGGATCCGCTTCCAAGCGTGTGGACGGTGAAGGACAAGAAAACCCGCATCGTCTGCATCACCCTCGGCCACGACGACAAGGCGCACGACAATGCCGCCTACAAAACGCTGCTGGTGAACTCGGTGAACTGGGTCGCCGGTCGCTGA
- a CDS encoding phosphoenolpyruvate hydrolase family protein, translated as MPNKWTGKGNPYTRAEVIARLNDTLDKGQAIIAAGAGAGISAKFIEKGGADLIIIYNSGRFRMMGHGSTAGMMAYGDANAIAMEIGEYEVLPVVEEIPVICGVHATDPRRRMWHWLGKVKDMGFSGVNNFPTHTIVDGHFRGVLEETGMSVEKEFDMVNLAGKMDMFSIVYVGSPEEAVKMAQNGADAIIAHVGTTVGGSIGVTNAVVSWEDTIKRTQDIIDAAKTVNKDIFFLCHGGPINTPEDAERVIKATDCVGFVGASSLERMGVEASLTSLTQEFKRISVTRKN; from the coding sequence ATGCCAAACAAATGGACAGGAAAAGGAAATCCGTACACCCGTGCTGAAGTCATCGCCCGCTTGAATGACACACTCGACAAGGGTCAGGCGATCATCGCCGCAGGTGCCGGAGCAGGAATCAGCGCGAAATTCATCGAGAAGGGTGGCGCGGACCTCATCATCATCTATAACAGCGGCCGCTTCCGCATGATGGGCCACGGTTCGACCGCGGGCATGATGGCCTACGGCGACGCGAACGCGATCGCAATGGAGATCGGCGAATACGAAGTGCTGCCGGTCGTTGAAGAAATCCCGGTGATCTGCGGTGTCCACGCCACCGACCCACGCCGCCGCATGTGGCACTGGCTGGGCAAGGTGAAGGACATGGGCTTTTCCGGCGTGAACAACTTCCCCACCCACACCATCGTCGACGGCCACTTCCGCGGAGTGCTTGAAGAAACCGGCATGAGCGTGGAGAAGGAATTCGACATGGTCAACCTCGCTGGAAAGATGGACATGTTCTCCATCGTTTACGTCGGCTCTCCTGAAGAAGCCGTGAAAATGGCACAGAACGGAGCGGACGCCATCATCGCCCACGTCGGCACCACCGTCGGTGGTTCCATTGGTGTGACGAACGCCGTGGTGAGCTGGGAAGACACCATCAAGCGCACGCAGGACATCATCGATGCGGCGAAAACCGTCAACAAGGACATCTTCTTCCTCTGTCACGGCGGACCGATCAATACTCCCGAGGACGCCGAGCGCGTCATCAAGGCGACCGACTGCGTGGGCTTCGTCGGCGCATCAAGTCTGGAGCGGATGGGCGTGGAAGCATCCCTCACCAGCCTGACGCAGGAGTTCAAGCGTATCTCCGTCACACGGAAAAACTAA